The genomic stretch AGGAAGGCCTGGGCGAGCCCGTCGGGCGAAGGCTGCACCGCATAGCAGATATTCATGCCCCACTGCGCGCCGTCGCCGAGCATCGCCTCGAAGCGCAGCGTGTCCTGCGGCGTCGAAATGATCAGCACATCGCGGATCCCCGCGATCATCAGAGTCGACAGAGGGTAGTAAATCATCGGCTTGTCATAGACTGGCAGCAGCTGCTTCGACACCGCGTGCGTGATCGGATAGAGACGCGTGCCGGAGCCGCCGGCCAGGATGATGCCCTTGCGTTCCATGGTTTTATTCCTCATCACGCGCGCTGCGCATAGTTCATCTCAACCCACTACAATAACTCGCCCGAGGCGCTTTCGGCCGCCCACGCCTGGTTGTCGAGATACCAGCGCACCGTCTTCGCCATGCCGCTCTCGAAGGTCTCAACCGGCCTCCAGCCGAGCTCGCACTCGAGCTTGCACGCATCGATTGCGTAGCGACGGTCATGGCCTGGACGATCGGTGACGAAGCTGATCTGCTCGCGATACGATGCGCCCGCCTTCGGTTGCAACTCTGCCAGCAGGTCGCAGAGCACGTGCACCACATCGAGGTTCTTCTTCTCGTTCCAGCCGCCGACATTGTAGGTTTCTCCGGGCACGCCACGCGCGAGCACCTCACGGATCGCTGAGCAGTGGTCGCCGACATAGAGCCAGTCGCGTACGTTCTGGCCATCGCCATAGACGGGCAGAGGTTTGCCTGCGAGCGCATTGGCGATCGTCAGCGGAATCAGCTTCTCGGGGAACTGGTACGGCCCGTAGTTGTTTGAGCAATTGGTGGTAAGCACCGGCAGGCCGTAGGTGTGGAAATAGGCGCGCACCAGGTGGTCGGAGCCGGCCTTGGTCGCCGAGTATGGGCTGTTCGGCGCATACGGCGTAGTTTCCGAGAACTGCGGGTCGGTGAGCGACAGCGAGCCGAACACCTCGTCGGTGGACACGTGCAAGTAGCGGAACGCAGTCTTCTCTCCAGCGTCGAGCGTGTTCCAGTACTGACGGGCCGCCTCGAGCATCGTGAAGGTACCGACTACGTTGGTCTGCACAAAATCGGCGGGACCGTGTATCGACCGATCCACATGGCTTTCAGCCGCAAAATGGAGGAGCGCGCGCGGGCGGTACTCCGCCAACAACGCGTCGATGGCCGCCCGATCGCAGATATCGACACGGAAGAACACATGATTCGGATCGTCTTGCAGCGACTTCAGCGTACCCCGGTTACCGGCGTACGTGAGCTTATCAATATTCAACACTGGCTCGTCCGACTGCGCGAACCAGTCCAGCACGAAATTGGCACCGATAAAACCGGCACCGCCCGTCACCAAAATCATGGGATCTCTTTTGTCGAAAAACCGGCGTTGTTGCATAAATCGAGTGTGAGGATGCTATTGCATCCTCACACTCGATTTATGCAACAACGCCTCGGAACGAGAGATTGAGCTTGCCGGCGATCCCCCGCAAGCTCAATCACGTGACTTCGACGTTGAGTCGCGAACTAGCCGGCAACACGCAGACCAATGTGCTGTAGTCCGCGTATAGCCAAGCTTCGCACAATACTACTTGTCAACAAACTGTCCAGCTGCCGCTGAAGTTCGCACCTGACTTGATTCTCTGGAGGCGTCGTCTTTCAACACGCGCAAGAACACTGGTGGTCGCCGCAGGAGATTGCCGCTACCCTGGAAGCCCGCTGTCCTTGACGACCCGAGCCTGCAGGTGCCCCACGAAACAATTTATAACGCCATCTACGCTCGCGCCTCGCGGGGAACTATGCAGCGAACTGATTATACCTGCCTGCGTCAGCATTGAAGCAAGCGTCTTCCACGCTGGCGTTGCACCGAGCGGGGCTATTCTCGATATGTTCAGCATCTAGGTGCCTCCGCCCAAGGTCAACGACCGCCTCATGGCGGGTCACTAGGAAGGTGATCTATTATCAAGGAGTGCGGGCAACAAGTCATCTGTGGCCTTCCTTGTTGAGTGCACGAGCCGCGCCGTGCTGCTAGCCAAAATGCCCCGCACGCGACCGTTGCGTCGGCCTTGGCCGCCTTCACCACCAAACTGCAACCGCTCGTCGAGCCGCCGCGCTAGACCTTGACCTACGACCAAGGCCGCGAGATGGCGCGACATGCCGAACTGACCGCTGCAACCAACGTTCGCGTCTACTTTTGCGACCCGAACAAGGACCCAGTCCTTGGCAACTCGGCACGTGTGAGAACGCCAACGACCTGCTGCGCCAGTACTTGCCCAAGAGCACGGATCTGTCTATCTACTCTCAAGACGACCTGAATGCAATTGCCGACTTAGAGTCCAGTTCAAAATGCTGTTCAATGCAGCTGAAGATAGCGTTGTTGCATAAATCAAGCGCGAGGACGCCATGGCGTCGACGGGCATATTGATCACGAATTTCGGATCAATAATTTCAGGCGATACGAACGGATTGCGGACGAGCGAGGTCCGCCATGCGGTTGATGACGCCGAGGCGAATGGCGACCTCGGTCGCCTGCGCGGCGATGTGACGCGCCCAGAGACAGTGGCCGGTGAGGATCTTGAACCGATACATCGCATGCTCGGCAAGCGATCGCCGGTGGTAGCCACTGTGTTGCTTCCATTCTCGACGACCGTCACGGGCAATTGCATCAACCGCGCCATTACGCCACGCCGCACCGGGCATATCCGCTGGCCAATGAGCGGCACCCTCGCGTGGCGGAATCGAAGGAATAGCACTGCGTGCAGCAATGGCCGCATGGCATGGCTTGGTGTCGTAGGCACCGTCACCGCCGATGACATCGATTTGTTCTTCGCGTGGAATCTGGTCGAGCAACTTGGCCAGAGCGTCACCGTCAGCCACATTCTGATTCGTCATTAGCGCGGCATGCACTTGACCTGTATTCGCGTTGAGCGCGAGATGGACTTTACGCCACGTGCGCCGCTTCGAGTAGCCGTGCTGGCGCACCTTCCATTCACCTTCTCCATAGACCTTCAGACCGGTGCTGTCGACAACCAGATGGATCGGTTCATTGTCACGAAGGATCGGCAGTTCGACATCAAGCGTTTTTGCCCGGCGACAGAGCGTGGTGTAATTCGGCACCGGAAAGCTCGGGAAGGCCAAATCGCGCAGACTTTGGGTGAAACCTTGCAGGGCGCGCAAGGTCAGTCGATAGACGGTCTTCACGCCAAGTAATGCCTGAATCAGCGTATCGCCGTATAGACACGGGCGACCACGTGTGGGTATGGCATCGGGTATTCTGGCAAGGACGGCTTCATCTATCCATATTGTTACGTTCCCCCGGTTGATCAGGCCTTTATTATAGGCCGCCCAATTCCTGACACGGTAGCGTGCCTTCGGCTCACCTGTCTTGTGTATGTCCTTGCGCATTTTCTTGGAAAAATTGGGTACTTACTCTGGCATCTGATTTGATAGGAGGCTGGCCCCGCGACCGTTGCGCGTAAACGTCAACGGATCTCGCTCGATTTATGCAACAACGCCCCTGAAAATATTCGAACAGACGGGCGACCAATATTTTGCACTATCTTTTTACTCAACACTGGACCGTGCGCCGGACTGAACGGGCACACCCTTTTCAAATCTTGGCTCAGGTCCTGGCTATTGATTCGCAATTCGCGATCTTTAAATTTGACAATCAGCCCTCATGTTAAAAGGCATGAAAAAACGAGACATGAGGGACGAGTCTTAAATTTTAAGATCGCAAATTGCGAATCCAATAACCCCATCGACCGAGCTCCAGCCCATTAACTCATCAGCGGCATGTTGCACTTCACTCTTGCAAACCGCGCCCCCGTCTATACTGCCTTCTACTACTCGCATCCACCCGCCTCGCAGCGGATTGACCGACTGTTGCACCCAGCATGACACGCGGCCATCAGAAAATTTCAGCCCGGTCGGCCCAGGCGGTGCCGAGTGCCTGGGCGGTCGCGTGATTGCCGCGCACGGTCGCCATTACCTGGTCGCGCCAGCCGACGGCAGCCCGATGCTGCAGTGTTTCCCGCGCGGCAAGAAGAGCGAGGTGGCGGTGGGCGATCGGGTCATCTACGAACGCAGCTCAGTCAACCAAGGCGTGATCGTCAAGATCGAGACGCGCCGCAATCTGCTCTATCGCTCGGACCAGTTCAAGTCCAAGCTGTTCGCCGCTAATCTCGATCAGTTGCTGATCATGCTGGCCACCGAGCCCTATTTTAGCGAGGATCTACTGGGCCGAGCGTTGATCGCGGCCGAAGCCAACAAGCTCACACCGATCGTGGTGCTCAACAAGATCGACGTCGAGGCTGCGCTGCCGATGGCGCACGAGCGGCTCGCGCCATATCGCGAGCTCGGCTACGACGTGGTCGAGCTGTCGGTGAAGAGTGCGCCCGAAGCGACGCTCGAGCAACTGATGCCGCGCCTGGCCAAGCATGCGACGATTCTACTAGGCCAGTCTGGGATGGGCAAGTCGACCCTGGTGAACCTGATCGTACCCGAGGCCTGGGCGGCTACGCGTGAGATCTCTGCGACACTGAACAGTGGCTGCCATACCACCA from Burkholderia sp. encodes the following:
- the rfbB gene encoding dTDP-glucose 4,6-dehydratase encodes the protein MILVTGGAGFIGANFVLDWFAQSDEPVLNIDKLTYAGNRGTLKSLQDDPNHVFFRVDICDRAAIDALLAEYRPRALLHFAAESHVDRSIHGPADFVQTNVVGTFTMLEAARQYWNTLDAGEKTAFRYLHVSTDEVFGSLSLTDPQFSETTPYAPNSPYSATKAGSDHLVRAYFHTYGLPVLTTNCSNNYGPYQFPEKLIPLTIANALAGKPLPVYGDGQNVRDWLYVGDHCSAIREVLARGVPGETYNVGGWNEKKNLDVVHVLCDLLAELQPKAGASYREQISFVTDRPGHDRRYAIDACKLECELGWRPVETFESGMAKTVRWYLDNQAWAAESASGELL
- a CDS encoding IS5 family transposase, with the translated sequence MRKDIHKTGEPKARYRVRNWAAYNKGLINRGNVTIWIDEAVLARIPDAIPTRGRPCLYGDTLIQALLGVKTVYRLTLRALQGFTQSLRDLAFPSFPVPNYTTLCRRAKTLDVELPILRDNEPIHLVVDSTGLKVYGEGEWKVRQHGYSKRRTWRKVHLALNANTGQVHAALMTNQNVADGDALAKLLDQIPREEQIDVIGGDGAYDTKPCHAAIAARSAIPSIPPREGAAHWPADMPGAAWRNGAVDAIARDGRREWKQHSGYHRRSLAEHAMYRFKILTGHCLWARHIAAQATEVAIRLGVINRMADLARPQSVRIA
- the rsgA gene encoding ribosome small subunit-dependent GTPase A, which produces MGGRVIAAHGRHYLVAPADGSPMLQCFPRGKKSEVAVGDRVIYERSSVNQGVIVKIETRRNLLYRSDQFKSKLFAANLDQLLIMLATEPYFSEDLLGRALIAAEANKLTPIVVLNKIDVEAALPMAHERLAPYRELGYDVVELSVKSAPEATLEQLMPRLAKHATILLGQSGMGKSTLVNLIVPEAWAATREISATLNSGCHTTTFTRLYPLSDGGTLIDSPGFQEFGLYHLTEGQFECAFPEFRSLLADCRFYNCHHLHEPGCSILAAVEDGRIAKSRHALYAQLVHEARQIVR